One part of the Spirochaeta lutea genome encodes these proteins:
- a CDS encoding DUF6691 family protein: protein MASPSVKTLPKPVQAVIFLVLGGTFGFLLSRAGASTYDFYPKLFLFEDLQLLWVIAVAAGIGVLGTLVIRLLKSRGRNPRAIIGAEPLNLAGKPWKKSLVPGSILFGVGWGLAGACPGTALVMLGEGKLGSLFTILGFFIGTYIYGVWQDSKTRKS from the coding sequence ATGGCGTCACCATCGGTTAAAACACTACCCAAACCTGTACAGGCCGTTATATTCCTGGTGCTGGGGGGAACCTTCGGCTTCCTCCTGAGTAGAGCAGGAGCCTCAACCTATGATTTTTATCCCAAGCTCTTCTTATTCGAGGATCTTCAGCTGCTCTGGGTAATCGCCGTCGCAGCGGGTATCGGTGTCCTCGGCACCCTGGTAATCCGTCTGTTGAAGTCCCGGGGACGGAATCCTCGAGCCATCATCGGCGCTGAACCCCTTAACCTTGCGGGGAAGCCCTGGAAAAAGAGCCTGGTCCCCGGATCCATCCTCTTTGGCGTCGGCTGGGGTTTAGCCGGGGCGTGTCCCGGTACGGCCCTGGTCATGCTGGGAGAGGGTAAATTAGGCAGCCTCTTTACGATTCTGGGCTTCTTCATCGGAACCTACATCTACGGCGTCTGGCAGGATTCCAAAACGCGGAAATCCTAA
- a CDS encoding YeeE/YedE family protein, whose protein sequence is MTEVIYWSGWIGGIGIGAYALAQFLLTGKHLGVSTAFGNVCGLISRRAFFHKGPYTDNLNWRLWFILGIPLGGLIAALTSPGPLVASFSLGDLYDSVLPQALPLKGLVLTLGGTLIGLGSRLAGGCTSGHSIAGLGLLNPPSLAASAGFFAGGILIVQFLFNIL, encoded by the coding sequence ATGACAGAGGTCATCTATTGGAGCGGATGGATCGGCGGCATCGGAATCGGGGCATACGCCCTGGCTCAATTTCTGCTAACCGGCAAACACCTGGGGGTTTCCACAGCCTTCGGAAACGTCTGCGGCCTGATATCCCGGAGGGCATTCTTTCATAAAGGCCCCTACACAGACAACCTGAACTGGCGCCTCTGGTTCATCCTCGGGATTCCCCTGGGAGGCCTCATCGCGGCCCTGACCAGCCCCGGCCCCCTGGTGGCAAGTTTCAGCCTGGGCGACCTCTACGACTCCGTTCTTCCCCAGGCCCTGCCCCTCAAAGGCCTGGTCCTTACCCTGGGAGGAACCCTCATCGGCCTGGGCTCACGCCTTGCCGGGGGCTGTACCAGCGGCCATTCCATCGCCGGCCTGGGGCTGCTGAATCCGCCGAGCCTTGCGGCCTCTGCTGGGTTCTTTGCCGGGGGAATACTCATCGTCCAGTTCTTATTCAATATTCTTTAG
- a CDS encoding methylglyoxal synthase, whose translation MNIRKTIALVAHDNRKSDLVEWVQYNWKRLQGHRLVCTGTTGKLVSQAFAAKSQATGDVIPEILRMKSGPLGGDQQLGAMIAEGKVDIMVFLWDPMEPQPHDVDVRALERIAVLYNIPYASNRATADFLISSELFLADYHPVRKDYEEYIHRSIQHLGR comes from the coding sequence ATGAATATACGCAAAACTATTGCCCTGGTAGCCCATGATAACCGCAAGTCCGATCTTGTCGAATGGGTGCAGTACAACTGGAAGAGGCTGCAAGGTCATAGGCTGGTCTGCACCGGGACCACCGGCAAGCTGGTGTCCCAGGCCTTCGCGGCGAAGTCCCAGGCTACCGGGGATGTTATTCCCGAGATTCTTCGGATGAAGAGCGGCCCCCTGGGAGGGGATCAGCAGCTTGGGGCGATGATCGCCGAGGGTAAGGTGGATATTATGGTGTTTCTCTGGGACCCCATGGAGCCCCAGCCTCACGACGTCGATGTCCGGGCCCTGGAACGAATCGCCGTACTCTACAATATTCCCTACGCTTCCAACCGGGCCACTGCTGATTTTTTAATCTCCTCGGAACTGTTCCTGGCGGATTACCACCCGGTGCGGAAGGATTACGAGGAATACATTCACCGCTCGATTCAACATCTGGGACGGTAG
- a CDS encoding NifB/NifX family molybdenum-iron cluster-binding protein, with protein sequence MIIAIPTQTNEGRSAPLSLHYGHSPYFAVYNSETNELAFITKPAHSQHHGGGCAPVEDLQAAGAQKVICKGLGQGAYARLQAAGLSVECVDGSITTLDDLIQALSGGTLQTLEDPALCSHHHGGGHDHDHGHHHHT encoded by the coding sequence ATGATCATTGCCATTCCGACCCAGACGAATGAGGGACGCTCAGCCCCCCTGTCCCTTCACTACGGCCACTCGCCCTACTTCGCGGTCTACAACAGCGAAACAAACGAGCTGGCGTTCATCACCAAACCGGCCCACAGCCAGCACCACGGCGGAGGCTGCGCCCCCGTGGAGGATCTCCAAGCCGCAGGCGCCCAGAAGGTCATCTGCAAGGGCCTCGGCCAGGGAGCCTACGCCCGGCTTCAGGCCGCCGGTCTCTCGGTGGAATGTGTTGACGGCTCCATCACCACCCTGGATGATCTGATTCAGGCCCTATCCGGGGGAACCCTGCAAACCCTGGAGGATCCGGCCCTTTGCAGCCACCACCACGGTGGTGGCCATGATCACGACCACGGCCACCACCATCATACCTGA
- a CDS encoding PTS sugar transporter subunit IIA encodes MKDQLPQIQSLVAPDRCVLLERRDKQEAIGELVAALWRSVPTLDYGAIFGAIWDREVQLTTRISPEIAMPHAQITGMKESYICLGLQPEGIVYDPKDESLVQLLVLLVGPPSEHLRILSVLARMLEHEERLQKLLNARNPTELFNAFMTSGTWDSLSGEQHIPPAPEPKHPTDREAAAPRNLTSDSPQTNRPPKHPGPVPGSASETASLGTAGSSPASFAPGEADTPAPGPSAASLNPQDRLLLDSALHIAQGLEAQVLFIHLHHTLSPQALVRWFTLMQDLDFQRALDVRDLPDQDSAGNKPEPAAPQVQAESPDNQHARADLRRPDSSTDPESVRDPDASTAQNPTEESNSSSAPGLGEPLPREIHLIVVQPGNDGPDLTRETANPRIHQILTPSPRRPNRTNPVNLSILLGLSRGLLKKGQKTVSLFSTGGEFLDNMEVSDIDRDFGVFFSMPFHGASADTQMEVFMRVLQIASELAAEGREGKPVGTVFVMGDSLGIKPHCQQMVVNPFRGYDESERNVLDPGLTETLKEFSRIDGAIVIRGDGVITSAGTYLRVDRPVQELPAGLGARHTAAAGITAMTKAISIAISESTRQVSIFYGGERVMVI; translated from the coding sequence ATGAAGGATCAGCTTCCCCAGATACAGAGCCTTGTGGCTCCGGACCGCTGCGTTCTCCTGGAGCGCCGAGACAAACAAGAGGCTATCGGCGAGTTGGTAGCAGCCCTCTGGCGTTCGGTCCCGACCCTGGACTACGGCGCCATTTTCGGTGCCATCTGGGACCGGGAGGTTCAGCTAACCACCCGGATCAGTCCTGAAATCGCCATGCCCCACGCCCAGATTACCGGTATGAAGGAGAGCTACATCTGCCTGGGTCTGCAGCCTGAGGGTATTGTTTACGATCCGAAGGATGAGTCCCTGGTCCAGCTCCTGGTCCTTCTGGTCGGACCGCCCTCGGAGCACCTGCGGATCCTCAGCGTGTTGGCCCGGATGCTGGAACACGAGGAACGTCTGCAAAAACTCCTGAATGCCCGCAACCCCACGGAGCTGTTCAATGCCTTCATGACCTCCGGCACCTGGGACAGCCTATCCGGAGAACAGCACATACCCCCGGCTCCGGAACCCAAGCACCCAACTGACCGGGAGGCTGCAGCACCCCGGAACCTGACCTCAGATTCTCCCCAAACAAACCGCCCCCCGAAACACCCGGGCCCGGTTCCCGGCTCTGCCTCCGAAACAGCTTCCCTGGGAACCGCAGGATCCTCCCCTGCATCCTTCGCCCCTGGGGAAGCAGATACCCCCGCCCCCGGGCCGTCCGCTGCTTCCCTAAACCCCCAGGACCGGCTGCTGCTAGACTCGGCCCTGCATATAGCCCAGGGCTTGGAGGCCCAGGTGCTCTTCATACACCTCCACCACACCCTGTCGCCCCAGGCCCTGGTCCGCTGGTTCACCCTGATGCAGGATCTTGATTTTCAACGGGCCTTGGATGTCCGGGATCTTCCGGATCAAGATTCTGCCGGAAACAAACCGGAACCGGCCGCACCCCAGGTACAGGCCGAATCCCCGGATAACCAGCACGCCCGGGCAGACCTCCGCCGCCCGGATTCATCGACGGATCCCGAATCGGTAAGGGACCCGGATGCATCAACGGCCCAGAACCCAACCGAGGAATCGAATTCCTCATCTGCCCCCGGGCTCGGGGAACCCCTACCCCGGGAAATCCACCTCATCGTAGTCCAACCCGGAAACGACGGCCCGGACCTGACCCGGGAAACAGCCAATCCCCGGATCCACCAGATCCTCACCCCCTCGCCCCGGCGCCCCAATAGAACGAACCCGGTTAATCTGTCCATCCTTCTGGGACTGTCCCGGGGACTCCTTAAGAAGGGCCAGAAAACCGTGTCCCTCTTCTCCACCGGGGGGGAATTCCTCGATAACATGGAGGTGAGCGACATTGATCGGGACTTCGGGGTCTTTTTTTCCATGCCCTTCCATGGAGCCAGTGCAGATACCCAGATGGAGGTATTCATGAGGGTACTGCAAATCGCCTCCGAGCTGGCCGCCGAGGGCCGGGAGGGCAAACCCGTAGGAACGGTTTTCGTTATGGGCGACAGTCTCGGTATCAAACCCCACTGCCAGCAAATGGTGGTGAACCCCTTCCGGGGCTACGACGAATCGGAGCGCAACGTCCTGGATCCGGGCCTGACTGAAACCCTCAAGGAATTCTCCCGGATTGACGGCGCCATTGTCATCCGGGGCGACGGGGTAATAACCTCCGCAGGAACCTACCTCCGGGTGGACCGCCCAGTCCAGGAGCTCCCCGCCGGCCTTGGCGCCCGGCATACCGCTGCAGCGGGCATAACCGCGATGACCAAGGCCATCTCTATTGCCATCAGCGAATCCACCCGGCAGGTGAGCATCTTCTACGGGGGCGAGCGGGTTATGGTGATTTAA
- a CDS encoding PH domain-containing protein, which produces MNETTLYTITMDPPWGIIALMAGVVVTVIIAMVLKKGERTKKIMTMIILAVVMGIVGWFTLKPATLTVTTGGISSTAYGGFRVDFNELTRLQLVQPLTGSEYEPRMKINGIAVGSEKSGVFSLAGGGRAQLFLRQEDAALLAETSRGDVYLIAPEDIQPFLDAVRQASPLPVTR; this is translated from the coding sequence ATGAACGAAACCACACTCTACACCATCACCATGGATCCTCCCTGGGGCATCATCGCCCTTATGGCGGGGGTTGTTGTTACCGTAATCATTGCTATGGTTCTGAAAAAGGGTGAGCGTACCAAAAAAATCATGACCATGATCATCCTGGCTGTGGTCATGGGGATAGTAGGCTGGTTCACCCTGAAACCGGCGACCCTAACCGTTACCACCGGCGGAATTTCTTCCACGGCCTATGGGGGATTCCGGGTGGATTTTAATGAGCTTACCCGACTGCAGCTGGTGCAACCCCTGACCGGCAGCGAATACGAACCCCGCATGAAGATTAACGGAATTGCCGTGGGTTCCGAGAAGTCCGGGGTATTCTCCTTAGCAGGAGGAGGCAGGGCCCAGCTGTTCCTACGGCAGGAGGATGCTGCCCTCCTGGCAGAAACCTCCCGGGGTGATGTCTACCTCATTGCCCCCGAGGATATCCAGCCCTTCCTGGATGCGGTCCGGCAGGCCTCACCCCTTCCGGTTACCCGGTAG
- the glf gene encoding UDP-galactopyranose mutase, whose translation MNLVVGAGISGCTIARELAERLGEEVLVIDKRDHIGGNCYDYYDDAGILVPKYGPHFFHTNDSRVWEYVQGFSSWRPYEHRVLSLVDGRLVPVPVNPTTVNRLFGTDIRTEDQMRTWLGENTEPITHPQNSEQAALARVGRVLYEKMFRNYTKKQWEMEPAELAPEVMNRIPVRTTREDRYFTDTYQAMPTRGYTALFQTMLDHPLISLELNRDYRQLASRPSSSPARNPSRIFFTGRIDRYFHDRNIGDLQYRSLEFLHETLDTPRLQEAATINYPSPEVPWTRITEPKLATGQESPKTTIIKEFPRSQGEPYYPVFSPGNLQLFEQYRSLAASEQKKGVFFVGRLAEYKYFNMDQAFANALALTDRIR comes from the coding sequence ATGAATCTGGTAGTAGGGGCGGGAATCAGCGGTTGCACCATTGCCCGGGAGCTGGCAGAGCGGCTCGGGGAAGAGGTGCTGGTTATTGATAAACGGGATCATATCGGCGGAAACTGTTATGACTATTACGATGACGCCGGCATCCTGGTACCGAAGTACGGACCCCATTTCTTCCACACCAACGACTCCCGGGTATGGGAGTATGTCCAGGGTTTTTCCTCCTGGCGGCCCTATGAGCACCGGGTACTCAGCCTGGTGGACGGCCGGCTGGTTCCGGTTCCGGTGAATCCGACCACAGTCAACCGGCTCTTCGGCACGGACATCCGCACCGAGGACCAGATGCGCACCTGGCTAGGGGAAAACACCGAACCCATTACCCACCCGCAAAACTCCGAGCAGGCAGCCCTCGCCCGGGTCGGCCGGGTCCTGTATGAAAAAATGTTCAGGAACTATACGAAAAAGCAGTGGGAGATGGAACCGGCGGAGCTGGCTCCCGAGGTGATGAATCGGATTCCCGTCCGCACGACCCGGGAAGACCGGTATTTCACCGATACCTACCAAGCCATGCCGACCCGGGGATACACCGCCCTCTTCCAAACCATGCTGGATCACCCCCTGATTTCCCTGGAGCTGAACCGGGATTACCGTCAGCTGGCTTCCCGCCCCTCCTCCTCCCCGGCCCGGAACCCCTCCCGGATCTTTTTTACCGGCCGGATCGACCGGTACTTCCACGACCGAAACATCGGCGACCTTCAATACCGATCCCTGGAATTCCTCCACGAAACCCTGGACACCCCCCGGCTCCAAGAGGCAGCCACCATCAACTATCCCTCCCCGGAGGTACCCTGGACCCGGATAACCGAACCCAAGCTCGCCACGGGGCAAGAATCCCCGAAAACCACCATCATTAAGGAGTTCCCCCGCAGCCAGGGCGAACCCTACTACCCGGTATTCAGCCCCGGGAACCTCCAGCTCTTTGAACAGTACCGGAGCCTGGCTGCATCGGAGCAAAAAAAAGGAGTCTTCTTTGTGGGAAGACTCGCGGAGTACAAATACTTCAATATGGACCAGGCCTTTGCAAACGCCCTGGCCCTTACCGATAGAATTCGGTAG
- a CDS encoding AEC family transporter, protein MNLLPAVLTILRLFGLVILGYGVFRVRVLQERLLPLLLGVMINLGFPLYSINRISAGWGQALEAGWQWMVWFFAAGAGMIALQFILGRILINRAPLLKTGQPRELLLLFALHNAGYIPLPIIGALVPGPVVVYMFYYVLAFNLLFWTVSVPLLEQSGSGRARFRLRVTPPLVGIILGIIIAAAGWYRFIPEFIEPVFSLAGSYAMDAILFVLGGTLSSIPRESLGDKPELWGLILYKQLLYPGVMLVAAWGLSRVLSEGLGLPDQVSRGIGLALIVEAAVPPATNSMIVTRRYGTQDQLHLAGAGTILTYAVSMVTLPVFIVLGLWVL, encoded by the coding sequence ATGAATCTACTTCCCGCGGTGCTTACAATTTTGCGGCTCTTTGGTTTGGTAATCCTGGGGTACGGGGTTTTCCGGGTCAGGGTGCTCCAGGAACGGCTGTTACCCCTGTTGTTGGGGGTTATGATCAATCTGGGGTTTCCCCTGTATTCCATTAACCGGATATCCGCCGGGTGGGGGCAGGCTTTGGAGGCAGGGTGGCAGTGGATGGTTTGGTTCTTCGCTGCTGGCGCGGGGATGATAGCCCTGCAGTTTATTCTGGGGCGGATTCTGATCAACCGGGCTCCCCTATTGAAAACCGGGCAGCCCCGGGAGCTGTTATTGCTTTTTGCACTGCATAATGCCGGGTATATCCCCCTTCCGATCATCGGGGCCCTGGTTCCCGGACCGGTGGTGGTGTACATGTTTTACTACGTGCTTGCTTTCAACCTGCTGTTCTGGACGGTTTCTGTTCCTCTGTTAGAGCAGTCCGGGTCCGGCAGGGCGCGGTTTCGTCTCCGGGTAACCCCGCCCCTGGTGGGGATTATTCTGGGGATCATCATCGCTGCTGCAGGCTGGTACCGGTTCATACCCGAATTTATCGAGCCGGTGTTTTCTCTGGCTGGATCCTATGCGATGGATGCCATACTTTTTGTGCTCGGGGGAACCCTATCGAGTATTCCCCGGGAGTCCCTGGGTGACAAACCCGAGTTATGGGGGCTCATCCTCTATAAGCAGCTGCTCTACCCCGGGGTCATGCTGGTAGCCGCCTGGGGATTAAGCCGGGTTTTGTCGGAAGGCCTGGGATTACCGGATCAGGTGAGCCGGGGAATCGGACTGGCCTTAATAGTGGAGGCTGCAGTGCCGCCGGCTACCAACAGCATGATTGTTACCCGGCGCTACGGAACCCAGGACCAATTGCATCTGGCCGGAGCGGGCACCATACTCACCTACGCTGTAAGTATGGTCACCCTTCCGGTGTTTATAGTGCTCGGACTGTGGGTCCTGTAA
- a CDS encoding glycoside hydrolase family 3 protein, which produces MKRFLIPALIAAGLFLFVSAGQQEGVAPGQSQLDTPIYSSQPEIGTDSKPVITVSRLQFKDSNGNGSLDTYEDWRLSPRERAAALVGLMSNEQKAGLMVHSSPGSVNSDGPNDTTVGRIQYEHIRFGVARLGEDKPSEIASYFNEVQKLAEAQELGIPFLVSVDPVHGIDGTSNTSVFTQFPMPLGFGAIDDPEMIRAFGQVLNEEYRAVGIRMQLGPMADIATEPRWQRVQNTISENPDVVYRNIGALVQGMQDGTRVGPSSVAAVIKHFPGTGANQMGMDSHTEWGKYNVYPGGNLEDHIRMFEPAFAAGVLGMMPSYSIYQDQFTEDVAMAYNKEVIDLAGRMGFEGMIVSDWGVLRNTAWGVEDLTQSEKVQKFLSAGSHQDGGGSDPTIFLKALDEGLITEAQLDNAAQKLLEVMFSLGIFENPYVDAETADRIVKSPKNQAIGREAMEGSIVLLKNEGTVLPLAKNAALDLYYSGRAEDSGAVARSYLGGSRVNLVQGDFDTPENRIQAMAGSDVAIIRIRARDGIYFGIDAGIPLSFLGKAVRPDGTETDRDYTIEGGEARFGGFTEGVRPQWERIQEALQAKAINPNLKLVVDMYNVRPGIVEPFIDDLDGFLVNYGANDQALLSILFGETQPTGSLAMEIPSSDEAVADQLEDVPSDSANPTFPYGAGLRY; this is translated from the coding sequence ATGAAACGTTTTCTCATACCGGCCCTGATAGCGGCCGGTCTATTCCTGTTTGTGTCCGCAGGGCAGCAGGAGGGGGTTGCGCCGGGTCAGTCTCAGCTCGATACCCCCATTTACAGCAGTCAGCCCGAAATCGGCACGGATTCCAAACCGGTAATCACTGTTAGCCGGCTGCAGTTCAAGGATTCCAACGGAAACGGCAGCCTGGACACCTACGAAGACTGGCGTCTGTCTCCCCGGGAACGCGCCGCAGCTCTGGTGGGCCTTATGAGCAACGAGCAGAAGGCAGGGTTGATGGTCCATAGCAGCCCGGGATCGGTGAATTCCGACGGTCCCAACGACACCACTGTGGGAAGAATCCAGTACGAGCATATCCGCTTCGGTGTGGCACGCCTGGGTGAGGACAAACCCTCTGAGATCGCATCGTATTTCAACGAGGTACAGAAGCTGGCTGAGGCCCAGGAGCTGGGAATCCCCTTCCTGGTGAGTGTGGATCCGGTACACGGCATCGACGGCACCAGCAATACATCGGTATTTACCCAGTTTCCCATGCCGCTGGGATTCGGGGCGATAGATGATCCGGAGATGATCAGAGCCTTTGGCCAGGTTCTGAACGAGGAGTACCGGGCTGTTGGAATTCGAATGCAGCTCGGCCCCATGGCGGATATCGCCACCGAACCCCGTTGGCAACGAGTACAGAACACCATATCCGAAAATCCCGATGTTGTATATCGGAACATCGGCGCCCTGGTTCAGGGTATGCAGGACGGCACCCGGGTGGGCCCCAGCTCTGTTGCGGCGGTGATCAAACACTTCCCCGGAACCGGTGCCAATCAGATGGGCATGGACAGCCACACCGAGTGGGGCAAATACAATGTGTATCCGGGAGGCAATCTGGAAGACCATATCCGCATGTTCGAGCCGGCCTTCGCCGCTGGCGTTTTGGGGATGATGCCTTCCTACAGCATCTACCAGGATCAATTCACCGAAGATGTAGCCATGGCGTATAACAAAGAGGTGATCGATCTTGCCGGCCGGATGGGCTTCGAGGGTATGATTGTTTCCGACTGGGGTGTACTGCGGAACACCGCCTGGGGGGTAGAGGATTTAACCCAGAGCGAGAAGGTTCAGAAGTTTCTCAGCGCCGGGTCCCACCAGGACGGGGGAGGCAGCGATCCAACTATCTTCCTTAAGGCCTTGGATGAGGGCCTCATTACCGAAGCCCAGCTCGACAACGCCGCCCAGAAGCTCCTGGAGGTGATGTTCAGCCTGGGGATCTTCGAAAATCCCTACGTGGATGCCGAAACCGCAGACCGGATTGTGAAGAGCCCCAAGAATCAGGCTATCGGCCGAGAGGCAATGGAGGGTTCCATCGTTCTCTTGAAGAACGAAGGGACGGTGCTTCCCCTGGCAAAAAACGCTGCCCTTGACCTCTACTACAGCGGCAGGGCCGAGGATTCTGGGGCGGTTGCTCGATCCTACCTGGGAGGCAGCCGGGTGAACCTGGTTCAGGGTGATTTTGATACCCCTGAGAACCGGATCCAGGCTATGGCCGGATCGGACGTTGCAATAATCCGCATTAGGGCCAGGGACGGTATTTACTTCGGAATAGACGCCGGCATACCGCTTTCCTTCCTCGGCAAGGCTGTACGCCCCGACGGTACCGAGACCGACCGGGACTACACCATTGAGGGCGGGGAGGCTCGGTTCGGCGGATTCACCGAGGGAGTGCGTCCCCAGTGGGAACGGATTCAGGAGGCGTTGCAGGCGAAGGCCATAAATCCGAACCTCAAGCTGGTTGTGGACATGTACAACGTACGTCCCGGGATCGTAGAGCCCTTTATCGACGATCTGGACGGCTTTCTGGTGAACTACGGAGCCAACGACCAGGCTCTGCTCTCCATACTCTTCGGGGAAACCCAACCCACGGGCAGTCTTGCCATGGAGATCCCCTCCTCGGACGAGGCGGTGGCTGATCAGCTGGAGGACGTACCCAGCGACTCGGCCAATCCGACCTTCCCCTACGGGGCGGGATTGCGCTACTAA
- a CDS encoding ABC transporter ATP-binding protein, with protein sequence MITINSVSKSYDNGRVKAVQNLNLEIAPGEVFGFLGPNGAGKSTTIKMLVGLLHPDQGTITLGGLNPRTQGRQAKKLIGYVPDEPMLYDKMTGSQYLAFIADMYQVPRGSRSSILDLAEEFEIRYALDDVITAYSHGMKQKLAIIAALLHDPEIFILDEPIVGLDPKSAFTLKEKMRAHCQRGKTVFFSTHVMEVAERLCDRVGIISRGSMIALGPFEDLRDKAGRSDSTLEQLFLELTETRNSADFLNDPSPKHKPATGSSPMERGADSGSPSASDPTRSPGSTQAPAKEGDHE encoded by the coding sequence ATGATAACCATCAATTCCGTATCCAAGAGTTACGATAACGGCCGGGTAAAGGCTGTTCAGAACCTTAACCTGGAGATCGCTCCCGGCGAGGTTTTCGGCTTCCTTGGACCCAACGGCGCAGGAAAATCCACCACCATCAAGATGCTGGTCGGACTGTTGCACCCCGACCAGGGCACCATAACCCTGGGGGGCTTGAACCCCCGCACCCAAGGCCGTCAGGCAAAAAAACTCATCGGCTATGTACCCGACGAGCCCATGCTCTATGATAAAATGACCGGCTCCCAATACCTGGCCTTCATCGCGGATATGTACCAGGTGCCCCGAGGCTCCCGGTCTTCTATCCTCGATCTGGCGGAGGAGTTTGAGATCCGTTATGCCTTGGATGATGTGATAACCGCCTACAGCCACGGTATGAAACAGAAACTCGCCATTATTGCCGCTCTACTCCACGATCCCGAAATCTTCATTCTCGACGAACCCATTGTCGGCCTGGATCCCAAGTCCGCCTTTACCCTGAAAGAAAAAATGCGGGCCCACTGTCAGCGGGGAAAAACGGTGTTCTTCTCCACCCATGTTATGGAAGTGGCCGAGCGTCTCTGTGATCGGGTGGGAATCATAAGCCGGGGTTCTATGATCGCCCTGGGGCCCTTCGAGGACCTCCGGGATAAGGCCGGCAGGTCGGATTCCACCCTGGAGCAGCTCTTTCTCGAACTCACTGAAACCCGGAACTCTGCTGATTTCCTCAATGATCCCTCCCCAAAGCACAAGCCCGCGACTGGATCCAGCCCCATGGAGCGAGGCGCTGATTCCGGTTCACCCTCGGCCTCGGATCCAACCCGGAGCCCAGGATCAACCCAAGCCCCGGCTAAGGAAGGCGACCATGAATAG
- a CDS encoding DUF134 domain-containing protein, producing MPRKKRCRHICGCPGARVYKPQGIPMSQLTSITLEMDEFEALRLADGLGKYQAQAAEEMGISRQSFGLTIRAARQKVARALMEGSALYLSQNPPQSQEDTHDHCHSDPDE from the coding sequence ATGCCAAGAAAAAAGCGATGCCGCCATATCTGCGGATGCCCCGGAGCACGGGTCTACAAACCCCAGGGCATCCCCATGTCCCAGCTGACCTCTATAACCCTCGAGATGGATGAATTCGAGGCCCTGAGGCTGGCTGACGGTCTGGGAAAGTACCAAGCCCAGGCCGCAGAGGAAATGGGAATATCCCGCCAGAGCTTCGGACTAACCATCCGCGCGGCACGGCAAAAGGTAGCCAGGGCCCTCATGGAAGGATCAGCCCTCTACCTGAGCCAGAACCCACCCCAATCCCAGGAGGATACCCATGATCATTGCCATTCCGACCCAGACGAATGA
- a CDS encoding class I SAM-dependent methyltransferase has protein sequence MVCTLCGESSGYYAQVIGRDYYSCPGCGLVFMDPGQRLNPLEEKDRYTMHENHIPDPGYLHFLDTLLEPLMEFIPRGSTGLDYGSGPYPMLAQVMTDRGYSVEIFDPFFAPRSPRSTDFSWVSCCEVAEHFYKPLEDWERLASFLAPRGVLGVRTNLVKPDMTPGLFQGWHYPRDPTHVSLYRQETMAWLARHLNLEIIFQNPVTTIFRAG, from the coding sequence ATGGTATGCACCCTCTGCGGAGAAAGCTCCGGCTACTATGCTCAGGTCATCGGCCGGGACTATTACAGTTGCCCCGGCTGCGGGTTGGTGTTCATGGATCCCGGGCAGCGTTTGAATCCCCTGGAAGAAAAAGACCGCTACACCATGCATGAGAACCATATTCCCGATCCGGGCTACCTGCATTTCTTAGATACCCTGTTGGAGCCCCTCATGGAGTTCATTCCCCGGGGCAGCACCGGTCTGGATTACGGCAGCGGCCCCTACCCCATGCTTGCCCAGGTGATGACAGACCGGGGTTATTCGGTGGAGATTTTTGATCCCTTTTTCGCCCCCCGGTCCCCCCGGTCCACGGATTTTTCCTGGGTCAGCTGCTGCGAGGTGGCTGAGCATTTTTACAAGCCCCTGGAGGATTGGGAACGGCTGGCCAGCTTCCTCGCTCCCCGGGGGGTATTGGGGGTACGGACGAACCTGGTTAAACCCGATATGACCCCCGGATTATTCCAGGGCTGGCACTATCCCCGGGATCCCACCCACGTGAGCCTCTACCGGCAAGAAACCATGGCGTGGTTAGCCCGGCATTTGAACCTGGAGATCATCTTTCAAAATCCGGTTACCACCATCTTCCGGGCCGGGTAA